The genomic segment acttacattttttttcctctaaacATGGTTGGCATTGACAAATTAGGCTCGTTTTTGAATGGCTCAAGTTGAATAATTGAGTTTGTGATCATGACTTTACTAATTAAAATTACAATACCTCCGACGACTTGTATAAttgcttaattaattaaatttacaaGAACTCCAACGACTTGTATAAGTTAAAGTTCTACACATTAACTTGGATTTTGTAATTATGGAAGTTATAATAAATGGATGAATGTGAAAGACTGTAATTATCATACACATTAAGTTGACATAATGCACGTATAATTTGCAGTaacaaatttatataaaaaaccCCCTAACAGTAAGAAATGTTGCCATGAAAACAAACACTAATATCATCTATGAACCAAACAACTGAAAGTACCATCATGGAAAGTCCGGATGGCGCGAAACATATTGTGGAGGATCCCGAGATATCTCAAGGATTGTTGACTCGTTCCAAGACCAAGAACGCTTAAGGAAAGCACGTTATGGAGTTGCATGCTATTCAAGAATTGGTTAGAAGATGTTTGGAGAGGTATTTTGatgattcatgaaaagaatACGACATAGACAAGTTACAAGTCAAGATTCAAGATTGTTGGATCTGTACAAGGTTCAAAGCTGCAACTTTGCGCAGAGTAATTCGGTATTATTTTTTAGCAATCTGCCAAGTGTAACACAGATCTAAGTTGAGTGCACTGCAAATTTATGTTGCAACGCTAAACAAGAAAGCACAACGCAAATGGACCAACTTAGAACGAGTTTTCAAGGATACTTGAtcgtttaatttttatattcatTCATCACTATAAATACTTATAATCATCCCATTAGTTAAGGTTAGAATTTTTACATGTTGAGACATTAGAAAACTCCTTTCAAGAGATAATTGGACCTCTTGGTTCGCGTTCAATATTGGATTACCTATTTTCAAGAATTAGGATTTATTAGGGAAAACTTCTTCTTGTGGATTTATTATCTTGTGCTCCATTTTGTTGTTCTTTGGAGGTGATCCGGTTCATTTACGGATTGTTCGATGAGATGTTCATCTCGGGTTCTATATGTTTTTTGTTGGCTATTCAAACAATCCTcgattttttaaatcaaattctATCTTTAGTTTGTCTTTGTTGAGGATACTAGTATAAAGTAGAAATGGCAGTTTAGTATTTTCACACTACCTGTCctaatcataatcaagaagttagTTAGAAGTCTTAACTAACTTTAGAAAAGGCTTAAGGGATGAGTTAGTTGGATGATTAAGTGTAGGTAAGTGTGTATCATTCCACTCAATTCAATGAAATAATATTGAATATTTCTATCTCTAAAATTctgtcttcttcttcctctcaatctaatcttcttcttcttcttcttcttcttcttcttcttcttcttcttcttcttcttcttcttcttcttctagggTTCATATGATTGGTTGAATCCTCAGATTatttcatggtatcagagcttacaAGTTAGCAAAGTTGACTTAGAATTCAATTCCTCGAATTTCACAAGTTCAATCGAAGTGTTCTTGACAGTTCTTGAAGATCTGTAAAAATGGTTGCTAATCAGGAAAATATAACTCAAAGTGGGGTTCAAAATAGGACTCAGGTTCCGATTCACATTCCAATCAATATGACGAGTTCGAGCACTGGACAATCGACCACCATTGATTACAATCATCCATTATTCTTGAATCCTGGTGATGTAAGTGGTTTTCAACTCATTTCTTTTCAACTTATCGGTACTGAGAATTATTCAATTTGGTATATATCAatgagaattgccttgttaGGAAGAAATAAAATGGGAATAGTGGATGGGAGTGCTGGAAAGGATAAATTCCGTTATGAAATGGGAAATCATTGGGAATGGGTGAATGCGGTTGTTTTTTCATGGATTGTGGGGTCTGTAGCCAAGAATTTGTTAGGAGGAATAATGTATGCATTTGAAGCACAAACTGAGTGGGAAGATTTGCGTAAAAGATTCACTTAAGTAGATGGATCCACAGTTTTCAATCTTCATAAAGAGATAACAACATTGTCACAAGGAACTGCTTCAGTGTCCACATATTTCTCAAGACTTAAAGACCTTTGGGTAGAATTTGAAGCATTGGTGCCAACTCCAGGTTGCAAttgagaaaaatcaaaagattttATAATACACCTTTAAAAACTAAAGTTGTTTCAATATCTCATCGGGCTTATAGACTCATTCAGTCAAGCTAGGAGCCAAATCTTGATGATGATACCACTATCTTCGATTAATCAAGCATATTCAATGGCTGTGAGTTctcatgccccgaaccatggcctgagcATAATAGGGCACttggtgcctgactgcatgtgacctagcgaaccacatggctagTTGAATCAACATGCGACATATACAAATGCGGAATATAAGTTAAACATAAAAATTTGAATAAAACATGGGGTTTAAATATAATACTGAAAATACTGTCTGAAACATAAGTGCGGAAGAAATCTGAAAACATAATAAGTACTGAGCCAACactggctatacgactctgaacatCTGATGTGACATGCTAGACCAGTCTATAAAACCTCTGAATATGAGTCTGAACACTAAACTATTGTTTATTGGGACAAGGCCTTCAGCATGCCTCTACTGCATAACATAACATGaacataaaataaagataacgcCACCCCTTagcatactttcacatcatatctaggtgagccacatactaaatcatgcttttcattcatcatcattctagcctcaacgggcaacaacacatctatatcatcattaacactatgcccatataaatgtacataagccgacaaggctgtcaaaataatatcccaaaatataggccacaaggccgaacatgtctaaccatatacacaatgtctacgagcctctaagaagggtacgtcatatcataacatatgggcgggacgggacccgccgtgcccataaatatgtacacaaaagaatctataccaaaaggcgcaaaactccgaatgaaatggagctccgctatgtagtcccgagaaaatacggctatggatcaagtctgtctctcccggccactgcgggcatgacacggcgtccacaaacaaaaggacgtcggtacgaagaatgtacttgtatgtaaagcatgatcaatatcaacgtgaaagcataatagtcaacatatgaaataacataggatgggagataatagcatcatcgtcatagcacttacctttccatagggacgttccatttctattgcgtactCGCGTACGTACATTTATATCCTTGCTcgtttacctttcgtatctattttcgtattcgtattcatatttcctttcatactcatgctcatacagatgtcatatacatagcttattcgtactcatatagatgtcatgcATATAGCTCATTCGTACTCAtgtagatgtcatacatatagcttattatatagcatacccgaccacgaaggttcggtgtttcacgtacctggccctaccaaggcttagtgCCTGGCCCTatcaaggctcagggttattagtacccaactgcagtggtgcgcgcgcgtcgtcgtatatagatatacatattcattatattctacctggccatataagctcggtgttcacaatagcctctcatgggcaaaCATACATTTCGTTATATCTATCTTTAACCTTTTTACCATCGTCATTCATTACTTTCTATtcttagagtattactcgtcatataacgAACTtcgtacaatcgtatcatttgagcatcgtaagcttaatagcttctagagataggatcattggagagtatcatgaactcgtagGAAGATAaccatttggccaaagaaccatgccttatgaaagaagggttagccttacatacctttccgtgcaactattctatcacttgtacgttcttcttcaaggatcacgttctaccttcattgaagtgcgtACTCACattagataatggatagctttagcattcatgactaattctagagaaaatcggacagcatctcctttatttacacgacttcctccatatcatatatcaactcccaaacattaataataacattcacaatatcatcacaatagcctttaatcaaccacattactcttacttcacactTTACTTCAATTATCCacattcatagtcataactcgacaacacgtttattcacatacaatgtcgatttccatactttcaataccatttataacatgatcatatttataatgtatcaagaatcataactcattccaacatctattcaaaagtggcactattgcacatttatgacccatttcttatatccttttgcaatccaagtgtttcaacttccaaatactttaaacaacatggaaacatcataaaacttaccttaaaaggtgtaggaatgaacctcgggtgcaaataccccacttgagcaaaaccctagtttttccttcacttggattcttgcttcggatgaactttaatgggtttcttatacttgattctcttggtttgatgaagttgaacactaattctcttgaaaacttgtgggagaaatgtggagagatgttttagagagaaggggagtgaaatggaaatgaaatgaaataaaacttggatccctcattaaatacacaaatctgtcccgaccagaatatacggaccaacatacggtccgtataattttcacgggccgtatgtctggaccgtatatctggtccagtgaggtatgccattctgggctgaacctacggctggacatacggtccgtatcttttatacggccagtatgtctggccgtataatgcccagtggttccgatcttgttctcgtcgactcgtttgatctccaatccttatggaaccttcttggcacttgtctaacacctcaataccaatccaagggacgttataactcttcttcataatatctttaagtcaccattaactcgttgctcataaattctttccgatacttatcgtaagctttgccttctcttggcaatctttctcgtctgacgtcgaatgtctttgaaatcttacttaaggtcatcaaatgctatttcttacttatcgagacatcgtatacttcagacttttcattagcctattcactgtgcatcaacggaaaatttttcgaggtgtaacattcttccccccttaagaacattcgtcctcgaatgtttagcactcgggaattctacgaaaatttcgccagagttttccctataatatggcactaccatcctgtcacaacaacccataatatcaatgcctcacaaggccacaacataatagcaatataatttggccacacacgacccaaatgcataaaaggaaaacatgcataccttatgatcttgacgtttcaccttggccctcttccgggggctgaaataagtgcggatatttggatctcatgatttcttccgcttcccatgtcatctcttctcgattattatttctccacaaaactttaatcgaggccacttctttgtttctaagcctccgtacttgcctatctaatatggcaatgggtttttcatcataagctaacttttatgttacttgaacatcatttactgggacgatcctagtaggatctccaacacatttacgaagcatcgagacatggaaaactggatgaactgactccaaatcaggaggtagatctaatttataagctactttgcctactttgcgcacaacttcataaggcccaatataccggggactaagcttcccctttttgccaaatctcataacgcctttcattggcgacaccttcaagaatacccaatccttaacttggaactctaggtcctttcgacgattatccgcataggatttttgacgactttgggctgctaacaatcgatcttgtatgagcttgactttctctatggcttgttggaccaaatctggccctatcaatttagcctctcctgtttcaaaccacccaattggggatctacactttcgcccatataaagcttcatacggtgccatttgaatgctagaatgatagctattattgtaagcaaattcaatgagtggtaaatgatcatcccaatttcctccaaaatctatcatacatgctcgcaacatatcttcaagagtctgaatggtacgttcagcttgtccatcagtctgtggatgaaatgccgtgctaaggctcacatgagtccccaaaccctcttggaaggacctccagaaattagccgtaaactgagtacctctgtctgagataatagatactggaacaccatgaagtcgcactatctctttaacatagagctttgcataatcttctgctacatacgaacgactggcaagaaatgagctgacttggtgagtctatccacaatcacccatatggaatcatacttacgtcgagaacggggtaagcctgtaatgaagtccatgttaatcacttcccacttccaagttgggatttctatagcttgcaacaatccgcccggcttttggtgctcaattttcacttgttgacaattgggacattgagatacaaattctgctatatccttcttcatcccattccaccaatacatggatttaagatcattatacattttcgttgctccggggtggatagaataacggaacaatgagcttctcttaAAATTTGGTGGCGTAgacctgccacattaggaacacacaatctacctcgacatcggagaactccgtctcctgtaatctcaaatgatgattcctctttctgagggagtgtatctctgtactgcactaacatgggatcttcgtattgtcgctctttcacttccactactagtgacgaaactgctgaattctgaatggtagtccccttgctacctgagtccactactcggactcctaggctagctaactgctggagctcacgagtcatttctcttttctctagttgtacatcacataaacttcccatggatctgcggctaagagcgtcagccacaacatttgcctttccggggtgatataaaatatcaacatcgtaatcttttaacaattctaaccatcgtcgttgccgcaaattcaactctctctgcttgaagatatactgaaggctcttgtgatctgtataaatatctacatgaacaccatataaataatgtctccatatctttaatgcatgaatcactggcccaattcaagatcatgggttggataattcttttcatgtttccgtaattgccttgaagcatatacaatcaccttaccatgttgcatcaatacacagcctagcctaacgcctgaagcatcgcaataaacaacataaccttccaatccctcgggaagtgttaggactggtgcagaagtcaatctatcttttagctcttggaaactatgttcacaagcatctgtccattgaaacttagctgatttctgggttaaCTTTGTAAGTGgggcagaaatagaagaaaaaccttctacaaatcttctgtaataacctgctaagcccagaaagctacgtacctccgtaggagttgtgggcctcgGCCAAGttttcacggcctcaatcttttggctatctacccgaattccatcggctgaaacaatgtgccccaggaatgtcactgagttcaaccaaaactcacatttagaaaattttgcaaataactctcgagccTGGAGAACTcgaaggacagtacgcaaatgatccgcatgttctacctcggatctagaatacaccaaaatatcgtcgatgaacacaatcacgaacaaatctagaaaaggcctgaacacatcattcattaaatccataaacactgccggtgcattggttagcccaaatgacatcacccgaaactcaaaatggccatatcttgttctgaaagctatCTTAGGGATAtccttctccctaactctcacttgatgatacccggatctcaaatctatcttggaaaaccatttggcaccttgtaattgatcaaacaagtcatcaatccttggaagaggatatttattcttatcgtcaccttatttaattgccgatagtcaatgcacattctcaaagagccatctttctttcggacaaacaatacgggtgctcccacgagatgaactaggcctaataaagcctttctcaagcaagtctttcaattgctccttcaactctttcaattctgtgggagccattctataaggaggaatagatataggcttagtgtctggcaatacatcaatagcaaaatcaatctcccgctcgggaggaaggcctggaagctcttccgggaacacatccgaaaattcattcactacgggaactgattgaagagtcggcggttcggcttctacatcttgaacccgcactagatgataaatgcaaccttttgtaatcattttccttgcctttagatatgaaataaacctaccctttggtgacgccgt from the Lycium ferocissimum isolate CSIRO_LF1 chromosome 11, AGI_CSIRO_Lferr_CH_V1, whole genome shotgun sequence genome contains:
- the LOC132038069 gene encoding uncharacterized protein LOC132038069 produces the protein MVANQENITQSGVQNRTQVPIHIPINMTSSSTGQSTTIDYNHPLFLNPGDVSGFQLISFQLIGTENYSIWYISMRIALLGRNKMGIVDGSAGKDKFRYEMGNHWEWVNAVVFSWIVGSVAKNLLGGIMYAFEAQTEWEDLRKRFT